The Lysinibacillus timonensis nucleotide sequence TTTTTGCACCTAACGCATCAGAACCTGATCCTGGCTCTGTTAATGCATAAGCGGCAATCATTTCACCACTTGCAAGTTTCGGTAAGTATTTCTTCTTTTGTTCTTCATTACCGAATAATACGATTGGAAGTGACCCAATTCCAACGTGGGCACCATGAGTTAATGAAAAGCCACCTGCAACAGACATTTTTTCCCCAATTAATGCTGAAGAAATTTTATCTAATCCTAAACCGTCATATTCTTCCGGTACATCAGCCGCTAACAATCCTAATTCTCCCGCTTTTTTCATGAGTTCTAAGGAATGTTCAAATTCATGGTTTTCTAACTTTTCGACAATAGGTAATACTTCATTTGCAACAAACTCCTCAGTTGTCTTCGCAATCATTTTTTGCTCATCTGTAAAATCTTCTGGTGTCATGACACGAGTTACATCTACATCTTCGATTAAAAAGCTTCCACCTTTAATAATGTTTGTTGTTTGAACCATATTATTTCCTCCCCTATTTTGCTGTATTAGAATCATATTAATAGATCACTTCAAATACTCCAGCAGCCCCCATACCGCCACCAATACACATTGTTACAACCCCATATTTTTTCCCTTGTCTTTTTAACTCATGAATAATCTTTAAAGTTAACATGGTACCTGTTGCACCTAGTGGATGACCTAAAGCAATAGCGCCTCCGTTTACGTTTACTTTAATCATATCAATACCAAGATGGCGAATGACTTGAATGGATTGTGAAGCAAATGCTTCATTTAATTCCCAAAGGTCAATTTCATCTTGAGTAAGTCCGGCAATGTTTAATGCTTTTGGCACCGCTTCAATAGGCCCTATTCCCATTACTTCTGGTGGAACGCCACCTACAGCAAAACCTAGAAACTTTGCCATTGGTTTTAAGCCCTGTGCTTCTGCTTCTTCCCTATCCATTACTAAAACGGCTGCAGCACCATCAGAAGTTTGCGATGAATTACCTGCCGTAACAGAACCTTTAGCATGAAACGCAGGACGCAACTTTGCTAATCCTTCCAACGAAGTATCCGGTCGCACCCCTTCATCTGTATCAAACGTATAAACGTTCTTTTGGAGCTTATGGTTTTCATCTACAAAATGTTCGATTACTTCTACCGGTACAATTTCTTCTTTAAACTTCCCTTCTTTTATTGCCTTGATCGCTAGTTCGTGTGAGCGAAGTGCAAAGGCATCTTGATCTTCTCGACTAACACCATATCGATTGGCTACTTCTTCAGCTGTATGCCCCATACTCATGTAATACTGAGGAGCTTCTTCTGCTAATTTAGGGTTCAATCGTACAGCATTTCCTGGCATAGGGATCATACTCATCGATTCGACTCCTCCAGCAATAATTGCTTTTGAGTGTCCAAGCATAATACGTTCGGATGCATAGGCTATCGATTGTAACCCTGAAGAACAGTATCGGTTGATGGTGACAGCAGGTGTTGTATCAGGTAGACCAGCTAATGCGCCAATATTTCTTGCAACATTTAACCCTTGTTCAGCTTCTGGTAGAGCACAACCGATAATTAAATCATCTATCTGCCCCTCAAAATTTGCTCTATTTAACGTTTCTCTTACAACAAGCGCTCCTAAATCGTCCGGACGCATGTTGGCAAGTGTTCCTTTTTTCGCTTTCCCGATCGGCGTCCTCGCACCAGCTATTATAACGGCTTCACGCATATTGTTCTTTCCCCCTTTAAGAATTGCACCTTTACTAAATTCTTTTAGTAGAATAGTAGAAAATATTAGTTACGTAGTGGCTTACCTTTTATGAGCATATGTTGCATCCTTGCTTGAGATTTCGGATCTGCAACGAGTTGTAAAAATGCTTCACGTTCTAAATTTAGTAAGTAATCTTCTGATACTTCAGTTCCGTATGGGACTAAACCACCTGCTATCACATAAGCGAGCTTTTTCGCAATCTTTAGATCATGTTCACTAATGTATCCAGATTGGTACATTCCCTGAGCTCCTAGTAAAAGCGTTGCATATCCCGGTGCCCCAACTACTTTTACTTTCTTTGGAACTGGAGGTGTGTAGCCCGCTTCATAGATTGCTATTGCTGCTTGTTTTGCATCGTATAATAAATGATCATGGTTAACCGAAATGCCATCTGCAAAATTTAAGAAGTTATTTTCTCGCGCTTCTTCACCAGAAGTTGAGACCTTTGCAAGGGCAATTGTTTCAAATACCTTATTAGCAATTGCTTGATAATCTATGTCCACTCCATTTGGCAATCCTTTTAAGAACTTTTCATAAAGCGCTAAGTTTCCACCACCACCAGGAATCAAACCGACACCAACTTCGACTAACCCCATGTATGTTTCACTTGACGCTTGAATGTGAGTAGCTGGTAAACATACTTCTGAACCACCACCAAGGGTCATACCGAACGGTGCTGCAACAACTGGTTTTGTACAATATTTAATACGCCGCATTGCTTTTTGGAAGGAACGGATAACAAAGTCTAGTTCAAAAATGTTATCATCTTGAGCTTCCATTAAAATCATGCCCAGATTCGCACCAACGCAGAAGTTTTTACCTTGGTTACCGATCACAAGCCCCTTGTAGTTCGCTTCTACTTCATCAATAGCGAAGTTGATCATTTGAACTATATCAAGACCAATTGCATTTGATTTTGAATGGAATTCAAGTAGCGCGATGCCATCTCCTAAATCGATTAAACTAGCACCTGAATTTGATTTGATAACTCCGTGCTTTTTCTTATAGCGTTTTAAATCTATTACTTTCTCATTCACAGGGATTTTTTCATATTGTGAGCCATTATAAAATGCTAGATCTCCATCAATTTCTGTGTAGAATGATTCATAGCCTTTTGCTAGTAATTCTTTTACAAAGGAAGGTATTTCGCGGCCTTCTTGCTCCATTCTTTCAACAGATTGCTTTACTCCGATGGCATCCCACATTTCAAATGGTCCTTGTGTCCAGCCGAAGCCCCATTTTAATGCGTTGTCTATTTCAACAATATTGTCTGCGATGACACCTGTTAGTTCTGCAGAATAAATTAAAGTTGGAGCAAAGATATTCCACAGTAATTCACCTGTACGGTCTTTAGCATATACAAGCGTTTTCACCTTATTTGGTAAGCCTTTTACTTGCTTCGCCATTTCAATTGATGGCGTTTGCAGTTTTTTCACTGGAACATATTCTAGTGTATTAATATCCATTTCATAGATTTCTTTCCCTTGTTTTACAAAGAAACCTTGCCCTGATTTTGCACCAAGCCATCCGTTTCCGACCATCTTCTTCATTACTTCAGGGACATCGAATACTTTTTGTTCTTCTCCTGTCGTTTGATCGTAAACTGTTTTCGCAACATGTAAGAATGTATCTAACCCAACAACATCGAGTGTTCTGAAAGTTGCTGATTTTGGACGTCCGATTAATGGACCAGTTACTGAATCTACTTCACCAACTGTATATCCACGCTCCATCATTTCACGTAATGTAACTAATAAACCATATGTCCCGATGCGGTTAGCTACAAAATTCGGTGTATCTTTTCCTACAACTACCCCTTTTCCTAATGCATCTTCCGCAAATGCTTTCATAAACTTGACGACAGAAGGATCCGTATACTCTGTTGGGATAATTTCAAGTAGTTTTAAATATCTAGGTGGGTTAAAGAAATGTGTCCCTAAGAAATGTTTTTGGAAATCTTCTGAACGACCTTCAGCCATTGCATTGACACTAATACCAGAAGTATTTGAACTGATAATTGTACCTTCTTTTCGAACTTCATCAATGCGTTCAAATAAGTTCTTTTTCACTTCTAGATTTTCTACAACAACTTCAATAATCCAATCTACATCATTTAATTTTTCTAAGTCATCTTCTAGGTTACCAACTGTAAGTAAGTCGAGGCTTTTCTTGGATGTTAGCGGAGCTGGTTTTTGTTTTTGTAACTTTTGAATAGCTGATTGGGCAAACCGATTACGGAATGCAGGACTATCTGTTGTTAACCCCTTCGCTTCCTCTTCTTTTGTTAATTCATTTGGAACGATGTCTAAAATAATTGTTGGAATTCCGATATTTGCTAAATGGGCTGCTATACCAGAACCCATCACCCCAGAGCCAAGCACGGCCGCTTTTTGAATTTTGTAAGTCACGAGCACATCCCCTTTCGTCACCTTTTGAATGAATACTCATTCATTTATTGAGTAAAAAAATAAAAGTTGTTAAAAATACACCTTTTCTCTCTTTAGTGTATGGTATTTCGTTATTTTTATCAATATCTTTCTTTCGAATTTTCAAAAAATTAAATAGATAACAAGATTACTTAAGAGATGTGTTAAGCAAATTTCTTTTCGCTCCTTCGGAAAATGTGTACACTACCAATAAGGAGCGTGAAGAAAATGAAAGATATCACTTCAGTAGAACAATTTAATGAACTAATTAATTCTGAACAGCCTGTTATCGTTAAATTTTATGCTGGTTGGTGCCCAGACTGCACTCGTATGAATATGTTTATTGACCCTATTATTGAAGAATATAGTCAATATGTTTGGTATCAAATTAACCGTGATGAATTCCCTGAACTAGCTGAAAAATATCAAGTAATGGGTATCCCGAGTTTATTAATCTACAAAAATGGTGAAAAACTAGCTCACTTACACAGTGCCAATGCTAAATCACCAGAACAAGTAATCGAGTTTTTACAAGCCCAATAACAAATTTTTAGAAGTTACTTATGCAAAGGTAGCTTCTTTTTTTATAGATTTTTCGACTCGAATATTTGCCTAAATCAGACTATTTTGAATTGTATAATTAGCGGAAATTATTTACAATAGTATCAGACAGCTAATATGGACAGATACAAAAAAATCAAAATTAAAATGAGGTGATAAGAAATGGAAACATCTAATAAAATTATAGTCAAAACAACAGTGCAAGTCCCTGTAGAAAAGGTATGGGAGTATTGGACAGAGCCAGCTCATATAACAAAATGGAACAATGCCTCGGATGACTGGCATACTCCATACGCAGAAAATGATTTAAAAGTTGGCGGTAAATTCCTATCCAGGATGGAAGCTAAAGATGGCAGTTTTGGATTTGATTTTGGTGGCGTGTATGATGAAGTAAAAAAACATGAGATTATTGCTTATACAATGGATGATGGAAGAAAAGTGACTATTACGTTTAAAGGACAACAAAACGAGACCGAGATTATTGAAACGTTTGATGCTGAGAGTGATAATCCAGTTGAAATTCAACAACAAGGTTGGCAAGCGATTCTTGATCATTTCAAAAAATACGCTGAGCAAATAACTATCTAATCAATCCACTAGCACCGCGATACCATCAATCAAAATCTATGTGAAACTATCTTTCAAACTGGAAGGGGTAACTAGTTTATGCCATATGTCAATATAAAAATTACAAATGAAAATGTAACACCTGAGAAAAAAGCACAACTAATCGCTGGTGCTACACAATTACTTGTCGATGTATTAGGAAAAAACCCTGCAACAACGGTCGTAGTCATTGATGAAGTTGATACTGATAATTGGGGAGTTGCAGGGGAAACGATTACGGAAAGAAGAAAAGCAGGAAAATAAATTTAGTAGATTATTAAAGATTTTCTTATATTTTCATCTCACGTAACATATAACCAATGACAGCTATTGTTAAGGGGTTATGAGAAGTTTCCGGTAAATTCAGTAACTGACTAAGTCAGTTACTTTTTTTCTGTTTTTATTTCGTTTGGTCATTGAGATGGGCTCTCTGTTGCCTTTCACCGCAAATTTTAATCCGATTGGGCACTGACGAGCAGTCTCTGTTACCTTTCATCGAAGATTCATCTCCAGTTCGGCACTGACGAGCTATCTCTGTTACCTTTCACCGAAGATTCATCTCCAGTTCGGCACTGACGAGCTGTCTCTGTTACCTTTCATCGGCACACTCTATTACTTCGGTTACCGTTACCTGCTTGGTTACCTTTACCTACTAGGTTCGGATAGTCACTCCCTCCTCCTTTATTTTTAGGAATTGTTTAAAATTGTGAGTAACCCCTCCAATTTCGCTATCTCATACGTTGGCGTAATACCCGTTTGATTTTCTTTTAAATGGGGGTTAAACCAGCACGTATCAATTCCTGCCTGTTTCCCACCTCTGATATCAGATGTTAATGAATCACCGATTATTAAAGTTTTGTCTAGGTTAACATTTCCCAAATGCTGAAATACATAGTCAAAAAACTCCTTTTTCGGTTTCTGATAGCCAACTTCTTCTGAAACAAATACATGGCGAAAATATGGTGCAAGGCGAGAATCCTTTAGTCGTCTCTCTTGTGTAGTCACAACACCATTCGTAACGATATATAAGTTATATTTTTGATAAATAGTTTGAATTAATTCCAATGCGCCATCAATTAACTGATGTCCTTCATCTAAAAAACTTCGATATTTTCTTTCGTATTCTATACCATCTACCTTTTTTCCATAATGCTCAAAAAAGATAGCAAATCGCGTGTTCACTAATTCCTCGCGCCCAATTTTCCCTTCTTCGTGTGCACGCCAAAGCCCTGCATTGAACATTTTATAAGTTTCTTTCATGTCTTCTGTTAACGGAATTTGTAACTCAATAAATAAT carries:
- a CDS encoding 2-hydroxymuconate tautomerase family protein yields the protein MPYVNIKITNENVTPEKKAQLIAGATQLLVDVLGKNPATTVVVIDEVDTDNWGVAGETITERRKAGK
- a CDS encoding YjjG family noncanonical pyrimidine nucleotidase; the protein is MKEYQTLLFDLDDTLLDFGQAENQALEKLFIELQIPLTEDMKETYKMFNAGLWRAHEEGKIGREELVNTRFAIFFEHYGKKVDGIEYERKYRSFLDEGHQLIDGALELIQTIYQKYNLYIVTNGVVTTQERRLKDSRLAPYFRHVFVSEEVGYQKPKKEFFDYVFQHLGNVNLDKTLIIGDSLTSDIRGGKQAGIDTCWFNPHLKENQTGITPTYEIAKLEGLLTILNNS
- a CDS encoding 3-hydroxyacyl-CoA dehydrogenase/enoyl-CoA hydratase family protein codes for the protein MTYKIQKAAVLGSGVMGSGIAAHLANIGIPTIILDIVPNELTKEEEAKGLTTDSPAFRNRFAQSAIQKLQKQKPAPLTSKKSLDLLTVGNLEDDLEKLNDVDWIIEVVVENLEVKKNLFERIDEVRKEGTIISSNTSGISVNAMAEGRSEDFQKHFLGTHFFNPPRYLKLLEIIPTEYTDPSVVKFMKAFAEDALGKGVVVGKDTPNFVANRIGTYGLLVTLREMMERGYTVGEVDSVTGPLIGRPKSATFRTLDVVGLDTFLHVAKTVYDQTTGEEQKVFDVPEVMKKMVGNGWLGAKSGQGFFVKQGKEIYEMDINTLEYVPVKKLQTPSIEMAKQVKGLPNKVKTLVYAKDRTGELLWNIFAPTLIYSAELTGVIADNIVEIDNALKWGFGWTQGPFEMWDAIGVKQSVERMEQEGREIPSFVKELLAKGYESFYTEIDGDLAFYNGSQYEKIPVNEKVIDLKRYKKKHGVIKSNSGASLIDLGDGIALLEFHSKSNAIGLDIVQMINFAIDEVEANYKGLVIGNQGKNFCVGANLGMILMEAQDDNIFELDFVIRSFQKAMRRIKYCTKPVVAAPFGMTLGGGSEVCLPATHIQASSETYMGLVEVGVGLIPGGGGNLALYEKFLKGLPNGVDIDYQAIANKVFETIALAKVSTSGEEARENNFLNFADGISVNHDHLLYDAKQAAIAIYEAGYTPPVPKKVKVVGAPGYATLLLGAQGMYQSGYISEHDLKIAKKLAYVIAGGLVPYGTEVSEDYLLNLEREAFLQLVADPKSQARMQHMLIKGKPLRN
- a CDS encoding SRPBCC family protein, giving the protein METSNKIIVKTTVQVPVEKVWEYWTEPAHITKWNNASDDWHTPYAENDLKVGGKFLSRMEAKDGSFGFDFGGVYDEVKKHEIIAYTMDDGRKVTITFKGQQNETEIIETFDAESDNPVEIQQQGWQAILDHFKKYAEQITI
- a CDS encoding acetyl-CoA C-acetyltransferase, which produces MREAVIIAGARTPIGKAKKGTLANMRPDDLGALVVRETLNRANFEGQIDDLIIGCALPEAEQGLNVARNIGALAGLPDTTPAVTINRYCSSGLQSIAYASERIMLGHSKAIIAGGVESMSMIPMPGNAVRLNPKLAEEAPQYYMSMGHTAEEVANRYGVSREDQDAFALRSHELAIKAIKEGKFKEEIVPVEVIEHFVDENHKLQKNVYTFDTDEGVRPDTSLEGLAKLRPAFHAKGSVTAGNSSQTSDGAAAVLVMDREEAEAQGLKPMAKFLGFAVGGVPPEVMGIGPIEAVPKALNIAGLTQDEIDLWELNEAFASQSIQVIRHLGIDMIKVNVNGGAIALGHPLGATGTMLTLKIIHELKRQGKKYGVVTMCIGGGMGAAGVFEVIY
- a CDS encoding thioredoxin family protein; translation: MKDITSVEQFNELINSEQPVIVKFYAGWCPDCTRMNMFIDPIIEEYSQYVWYQINRDEFPELAEKYQVMGIPSLLIYKNGEKLAHLHSANAKSPEQVIEFLQAQ